The following coding sequences are from one Candidatus Hydrogenedentota bacterium window:
- a CDS encoding fatty acid desaturase has product MEASESLQNHWKAIVAKYHRPSKMRSTWQLINTIVPYIGLWILMYLSLDVSYLLTLALALPTAGFLVRIFIISHDCGHGSYFKSTLANNIVGSITGFLCWTPYYFWKHDHALHHAGAGNLDKRGHGDIWTMTVKEYMAAPWRKRLIYRIYRSPFLLFGIGSFYLFVVEYRIPRRKGTARDRRSVWRMNIALGLFVAAMCLTIGWKAFLLVQVPVFFIAAAAGTWLFYVQHQFEDVYWAKGEEWDFVAGSLQGSSYYRLPKVLQWFTGNIGFHHIHHLSAKIPNYFLEECHRDNEIFQKSPQISLWSSLKCMNYRLWDDESKKLLTFRDFKRMKKSRAA; this is encoded by the coding sequence ATGGAGGCGAGTGAATCGCTCCAGAATCACTGGAAAGCTATCGTCGCGAAGTACCATAGACCCAGCAAAATGCGCAGTACCTGGCAACTCATCAACACCATCGTGCCGTACATTGGTCTTTGGATTCTGATGTATCTGTCTCTTGATGTGTCCTATTTACTGACGCTGGCGCTCGCGCTACCGACGGCGGGTTTCCTGGTGCGAATCTTCATTATTTCGCACGACTGCGGCCATGGTTCGTATTTCAAGTCGACCCTCGCAAATAACATCGTGGGCAGTATCACGGGATTTTTGTGCTGGACACCCTATTACTTCTGGAAGCACGATCATGCCCTGCATCACGCCGGCGCGGGTAACCTCGACAAGCGTGGCCACGGGGACATTTGGACGATGACCGTCAAGGAATACATGGCGGCTCCCTGGCGCAAACGCCTTATCTATCGAATCTACCGAAGCCCATTTCTTCTATTTGGAATTGGCAGTTTTTACCTGTTCGTTGTTGAGTATCGCATCCCTCGCCGAAAGGGTACCGCCCGCGACCGTCGTAGCGTGTGGCGCATGAACATCGCGCTCGGCCTGTTCGTCGCGGCTATGTGCCTGACGATCGGGTGGAAGGCCTTCTTGTTGGTACAAGTCCCCGTCTTCTTCATCGCGGCGGCGGCCGGAACGTGGTTGTTCTACGTGCAGCACCAGTTTGAAGACGTCTATTGGGCGAAAGGCGAAGAATGGGACTTCGTCGCCGGGTCGCTGCAGGGAAGTTCGTACTATCGGTTGCCCAAAGTCCTGCAATGGTTCACGGGCAACATCGGCTTCCACCACATTCATCATTTGAGCGCGAAGATCCCGAACTATTTCCTCGAAGAGTGTCACCGGGACAACGAGATCTTTCAGAAATCGCCGCAGATCTCCCTGTGGTCCAGCCTGAAGTGCATGAACTACCGGCTGTGGGACGACGAATCGAAGAAGCTCCTGACCTTCCGCGATTTCAAGCGCATGAAGAAGTCACGCGCTGCTTGA
- a CDS encoding DinB family protein has product MSSDAAMPKPTPAQVIESMLALLGDRDPLEVMKCTGAALGAACAGLDDAALRTPEAPGKWSVIEVVKHLGDAELVFAVRFRCILAEPNSAMSAINADAWSTRLRYVEADLAAALAQFNAVREINLRFLQGLSEAEWNASYTHSMRGKETLRQSARIYAAHDLSHLAQIERIKQRVTSSCA; this is encoded by the coding sequence ATGAGCTCTGATGCCGCAATGCCCAAGCCAACGCCTGCTCAGGTCATCGAAAGCATGCTTGCACTGTTAGGTGACCGTGACCCACTTGAAGTCATGAAATGCACCGGTGCAGCGCTTGGGGCGGCATGTGCCGGACTTGACGATGCGGCGCTCCGCACACCTGAAGCGCCGGGGAAGTGGTCGGTTATCGAGGTGGTGAAACACTTAGGCGACGCAGAATTGGTCTTTGCCGTGCGTTTTCGGTGTATTCTTGCGGAACCCAACTCCGCCATGTCCGCAATTAACGCTGATGCATGGTCAACACGGCTTCGGTACGTCGAGGCCGACCTTGCAGCCGCGCTCGCACAGTTCAATGCGGTTCGGGAGATCAATCTGCGCTTCTTGCAGGGTCTGTCGGAAGCAGAATGGAATGCCTCCTACACCCATTCAATGCGCGGTAAAGAAACCCTCCGGCAGTCTGCCCGGATTTACGCGGCGCACGACCTCAGCCACCTCGCGCAGATCGAGCGGATCAAGCAGCGCGTGACTTCTTCATGCGCTTGA
- a CDS encoding SRPBCC family protein: MIRCESSVLITKPAAEVFAFIDDFSRYPAWMESCVELRQTSGGPRSAGATLHYRHKQGGHEGEMTGVITDYEQGSRLEMKFTDSMFDVVVAFDCAPDSGGCLVTHSIAITLKNFMTKLMSPMIKSGNEKQVQSNVSRLKHLAEGNPG; the protein is encoded by the coding sequence ATGATCCGATGCGAATCCTCCGTCTTGATTACCAAACCTGCGGCAGAAGTCTTTGCGTTCATAGACGATTTCTCCAGATATCCGGCATGGATGGAATCGTGCGTGGAGTTGCGTCAGACCTCCGGTGGGCCTCGCTCAGCCGGAGCCACCCTGCACTACAGGCACAAACAGGGCGGGCACGAAGGCGAGATGACTGGAGTCATCACGGACTATGAACAAGGTTCGCGTCTTGAGATGAAGTTCACCGATTCGATGTTTGACGTCGTAGTCGCATTCGACTGCGCGCCGGACTCGGGTGGTTGTCTCGTCACGCACAGCATCGCGATTACCCTCAAGAACTTCATGACGAAGTTGATGTCCCCGATGATCAAGTCAGGCAATGAGAAGCAGGTTCAATCGAATGTGTCGCGCTTGAAGCATCTTGCCGAGGGTAACCCCGGATAG
- a CDS encoding type II toxin-antitoxin system VapC family toxin, which translates to MYLLDTNACIRILNNSSRVLVTRLQSEDSSVIRLCSIVKAELLYGARHSDRSTENLAILGRFFAAFISLPFDDRCAEFASIIRSTLATRGRPIGPNDILIAATAMAHNLTLVTHNSREFSRVDGLQIDDWE; encoded by the coding sequence ATGTATCTGCTTGATACCAATGCATGCATTCGCATCCTCAACAACTCGTCCAGAGTACTGGTGACTCGTCTTCAGTCGGAAGACTCGTCTGTAATAAGGCTGTGCTCAATTGTCAAAGCTGAGCTCCTCTATGGAGCAAGGCATAGTGACCGTTCTACAGAGAACCTTGCAATACTCGGGCGCTTTTTCGCTGCTTTTATCTCGTTGCCCTTTGACGACAGATGTGCTGAATTTGCCTCTATAATACGGTCCACTCTCGCGACTCGTGGGCGCCCCATTGGCCCCAACGACATCCTTATAGCTGCGACGGCAATGGCTCACAATCTAACCCTTGTCACACACAACTCGCGAGAATTCTCTCGTGTAGATGGCCTTCAGATAGATGATTGGGAATAG